In one Flavobacteriales bacterium genomic region, the following are encoded:
- a CDS encoding homocysteine S-methyltransferase family protein: MTELERIAAQRILVLDGAMGTMIQRLGLKEEDFHPKGMEDHKILLKGNNELLSLSRPEAIKRIHEQYLEAGADIVETNTFSATSIAQAEHECGHLVREMNLASARLAREACDAFTKKDPSKPRFVAGAIGPMNKTASLSPDVNDPGYRAVTFDQLVVAYKEQVEALLDGGVDLLLVETIFDTLNAKAAFYAIEEVFEQRGKRVPLMCSVTITDASGRTLSGQTIEAFLISMQHVPLFSMGLNCALGAAQMRPYLEVIAEQSPCRVSIYPNAGLPDQMGEYRETPDVTARLVGEFMANGWVNIVGGCCGTTPEHIAALAAEAKRHAPRPIEAPVASTHGVDR; the protein is encoded by the coding sequence ATGACCGAACTAGAACGCATCGCCGCCCAACGCATCCTCGTCCTCGACGGCGCCATGGGCACCATGATCCAGCGCCTCGGGCTGAAGGAGGAGGACTTCCATCCGAAAGGCATGGAGGACCACAAGATCCTGCTGAAGGGCAACAACGAGCTGCTCTCGCTCTCGCGCCCGGAAGCGATCAAGCGCATCCACGAGCAATACCTCGAGGCCGGCGCCGACATCGTGGAGACGAACACCTTCAGCGCCACAAGCATCGCGCAGGCCGAGCACGAATGCGGCCATTTGGTGCGCGAGATGAACCTCGCCTCCGCGCGTCTGGCCAGGGAAGCCTGCGATGCGTTCACGAAGAAGGACCCGAGCAAGCCGCGCTTCGTGGCCGGTGCCATCGGGCCCATGAACAAGACCGCCTCGCTCAGCCCCGATGTGAACGACCCCGGTTACCGCGCCGTCACCTTCGATCAGCTCGTGGTGGCCTACAAGGAGCAGGTGGAGGCCCTGCTCGACGGCGGCGTGGACCTGCTGCTGGTGGAGACCATCTTCGACACGCTCAACGCCAAGGCCGCCTTCTACGCCATCGAGGAGGTGTTCGAACAACGCGGCAAGCGTGTGCCGCTCATGTGCAGCGTCACCATCACCGATGCCAGCGGGCGCACGCTCAGCGGCCAGACCATCGAGGCCTTCCTCATCAGCATGCAGCACGTGCCGCTCTTCAGCATGGGCCTCAACTGCGCGCTGGGCGCGGCCCAGATGCGACCTTACCTGGAGGTGATCGCCGAACAGAGCCCCTGCCGCGTGAGCATCTACCCCAACGCCGGCCTGCCCGACCAGATGGGCGAGTACCGCGAAACCCCCGATGTCACCGCGCGCCTCGTGGGCGAGTTCATGGCCAACGGCTGGGTGAACATCGTGGGCGGGTGCTGCGGGACGACGCCGGAGCATATCGCGGCGCTGGCGGCTGAGGCCAAACGGCACGCACCACGCCCGATCGAAGCACCTGTAGCGTCGACCCACGGGGTCGACCGATGA
- a CDS encoding cytochrome c oxidase subunit 3 → MAGDATKALSNDVLWGGGRSPFSISYGKMMMWFFLVSDALTFSGLLVAYGFVRHSTTEAWPIGEEVFRALPFLHGDYPLIYVALMTAILIFSSVTMVLAVEAGHRMDKGGVIKWLFATVIGGAFFVGSQAWEWSHFIHGSGGYMTTATGEKFWVHNDEHDTHDPASHDSFHLVKAEPGHYLKPAEGAQPLSREESLPIWNNRVSYVDGANMTRNEYGPPQYANFFFFITGFHGFHVFSGVIINLIVLIMAMRGIFHRRGHYEMVEKAGLYWHFVDLVWVFVFTFFYLL, encoded by the coding sequence ATGGCAGGCGACGCGACCAAAGCACTGAGCAACGACGTCCTCTGGGGCGGCGGCCGCTCCCCGTTCAGCATCAGCTACGGGAAGATGATGATGTGGTTCTTCCTGGTTTCTGATGCGCTGACCTTCAGCGGTCTGCTGGTGGCCTACGGCTTCGTGCGCCACAGCACCACGGAGGCATGGCCCATCGGCGAGGAGGTCTTCCGGGCCCTGCCGTTCCTGCACGGCGATTACCCGTTGATCTACGTGGCCCTGATGACGGCCATCCTCATCTTCAGCTCGGTGACCATGGTGCTCGCCGTGGAGGCCGGGCACCGCATGGACAAGGGCGGAGTGATCAAGTGGCTCTTCGCCACCGTGATCGGCGGCGCTTTCTTCGTGGGCAGCCAGGCGTGGGAGTGGAGCCATTTCATCCACGGCAGCGGCGGATACATGACCACGGCAACGGGGGAGAAGTTCTGGGTGCACAACGATGAGCACGACACGCACGATCCCGCATCGCATGACAGCTTTCACCTGGTGAAGGCCGAGCCCGGCCACTACCTGAAGCCCGCCGAAGGCGCACAGCCGCTTTCCCGGGAGGAGTCGCTGCCCATCTGGAACAACCGTGTGAGCTATGTGGATGGCGCCAACATGACCCGCAACGAGTACGGCCCGCCACAGTACGCCAACTTTTTCTTCTTCATCACCGGCTTCCACGGCTTCCACGTCTTCAGCGGGGTGATCATCAACCTCATCGTCCTCATCATGGCCATGCGCGGCATCTTCCACCGCCGCGGGCATTATGAGATGGTGGAGAAGGCCGGTCTGTACTGGCACTTCGTGGACTTGGTCTGGGTGTTCGTGTTCACCTTCTTCTACCTCCTCTGA
- a CDS encoding cytochrome C oxidase subunit IV family protein: MERDDIIEYSLDAHHSEEEGRKIRRKIWMVTGLLAVVTAIEVAVGAYWKEWFPGHWSAVKWTFVFLTLVKATYIVMTFMHLGDERRNIRAIILLPYALFILYLIFIAIWESQYVHYIWQNYL; this comes from the coding sequence ATGGAGCGCGACGACATCATCGAATACAGCCTCGACGCCCATCATAGCGAGGAGGAGGGCCGGAAGATCCGCCGCAAGATCTGGATGGTGACCGGGCTGCTCGCAGTGGTCACGGCCATCGAGGTGGCCGTGGGCGCCTATTGGAAGGAGTGGTTCCCCGGCCATTGGTCCGCTGTGAAATGGACCTTCGTTTTCCTCACCCTGGTGAAGGCCACCTACATCGTGATGACCTTCATGCACCTGGGCGACGAGCGCCGCAACATACGCGCGATCATTCTGCTCCCTTACGCGTTGTTCATCCTCTACCTGATCTTCATTGCGATCTGGGAGTCGCAGTATGTCCACTATATCTGGCAGAACTACCTCTGA
- a CDS encoding DUF420 domain-containing protein has protein sequence MRSPYPQPVIGIPSAKANRVIWVFSFVVFLAVVVLNRVQVPAPEGFDVHVFARINAAINSMVSLLLIAGLFAARAGRWKAHRNAMIGAMVLSVLFLASYILHHLFAGDTRFGGTGAIRVLYYIILATHILLAALSLPYILLTAYRGLSGRYPEHRKLARRTWPIWLYVSVSGVVVYMLISPYY, from the coding sequence ATGCGCTCACCTTACCCCCAGCCGGTCATCGGCATCCCCTCCGCGAAGGCCAACCGCGTGATCTGGGTCTTCTCATTCGTGGTCTTCCTTGCGGTGGTCGTCCTCAATCGGGTGCAGGTCCCTGCTCCGGAGGGATTCGATGTGCACGTCTTCGCGCGCATCAACGCAGCGATCAATTCCATGGTGAGCCTCCTGCTCATCGCCGGGCTGTTCGCAGCCCGGGCCGGGCGCTGGAAGGCCCACCGCAATGCGATGATCGGCGCCATGGTCCTCTCCGTCCTCTTCCTGGCCTCCTACATCCTGCATCATCTATTCGCTGGCGACACGCGGTTCGGGGGTACAGGTGCCATCCGGGTGCTCTACTACATCATCCTGGCCACCCACATCCTCCTCGCGGCGCTTTCCCTGCCCTACATCCTCCTCACCGCCTATCGCGGCCTGTCCGGTCGCTATCCGGAGCACAGGAAGCTGGCCCGTCGCACCTGGCCCATCTGGCTCTATGTGAGCGTGAGCGGCGTGGTGGTGTACATGCTCATCTCACCCTACTATTGA
- a CDS encoding cytochrome c oxidase subunit 3, whose product MTADTLDTFTPAEERERAARARRMVTWLICFAIVMFFAGLTSAYVVSMSGGYWTRITMPGPFYWSTAFVVAGSLTLQLALRAAKRGTTGVVAPLILATLALGIAFTASQFKGWSRLVELGITPSPNKLEGIGGTYGVDFTVTKDGLPLVPANGHWYTADDTGFERQLDAEIAEQKDRTGPYFYTLTAAHAAHVAFGLLALVVMAAMALMRRYTPQDHVGLWAGTVYWHFLGGLWVYLFLFLRFVH is encoded by the coding sequence ATGACCGCAGACACCCTGGACACCTTCACGCCGGCAGAGGAGCGCGAGCGAGCCGCGCGCGCCCGCCGAATGGTCACCTGGCTCATCTGCTTCGCCATCGTTATGTTCTTCGCGGGCCTCACCAGCGCCTATGTGGTGAGCATGAGCGGAGGCTACTGGACGCGCATCACCATGCCCGGGCCGTTCTACTGGAGCACGGCGTTCGTGGTCGCCGGGAGCCTCACGCTTCAGCTTGCCCTGAGGGCTGCCAAGCGCGGCACCACCGGCGTGGTGGCGCCGCTTATCCTGGCCACCCTGGCCTTGGGCATCGCCTTCACCGCCTCTCAGTTCAAGGGCTGGAGCCGGCTCGTGGAGCTGGGCATCACCCCCAGCCCCAACAAGCTGGAGGGCATCGGTGGCACCTATGGCGTGGATTTCACCGTGACCAAGGACGGCCTGCCCTTGGTGCCGGCCAACGGCCACTGGTACACCGCGGATGACACCGGTTTCGAGCGCCAGCTGGATGCGGAGATCGCCGAGCAGAAGGACCGCACCGGCCCCTATTTCTACACCCTTACCGCCGCTCATGCCGCCCACGTGGCCTTCGGACTCCTGGCCCTGGTGGTGATGGCGGCCATGGCCCTGATGCGGCGCTACACGCCCCAGGACCATGTCGGCCTGTGGGCCGGAACGGTCTATTGGCACTTCCTCGGGGGCCTTTGGGTCTACCTCTTTCTGTTCCTCCGCTTTGTTCATTAA
- a CDS encoding S9 family peptidase — protein sequence MMYRRPLSIAAGLLLVFTAFAQEKSPFTYQDMLMLDRISGLAVDPAGTTALFNVRATDMEKNRGVSTLWMKDLVDLKKPEVKVPAGEGGASDVQWAADGSGFYFLSGRGEGGTTQVWKADAKGTSATQVTRLPLDVQTYRVAPDGSGVVVALSVFPDCGDDAIACTQERLKAQQGVKSTGQVYDRIFMRHWDTWKDGTRNHLYYVSLNQSPTGIVPLMPGFDGDCPTMPFGGNEDFAISKDGRTVYFSARVAGKKEPWSTNFDLFSVPVTGGAAKNLTTGNPAWDAQPVISPDGTKLAYKAMKRPGYEADRFQLKLMDLATGAVSDVAATWDRSAASLAWSRDGRSLLVTADDIGKHRLFRIDLKTSTVTPLSTDAHMDAFAETPKGFVFQRSGLSGPAHLYASAPKAKVIDQGATVLTQVNASLKDKAFGTYEQFSFPGWNNETVYGYVLKPANYTEGKKYPVAFLIHGGPQGSFGDAWSYRWNPQTYAGQGFAVVMIDFHGSTGYGQAFTDAINEHWGDRPLEDLQKGLAFALGKYPFLDGSNVAALGASYGGFMINWIAGVWNEPFKALVSHCGIFDTRAMGYSTEELWFTDWENGGSVFSKPANYEAFNPLLHADKWRVPMLVVHGDKDFRVPLTQGIGSFTACQAKGIESKYLRFPDENHWVLKPQNSMQWHKEVFGWLEKHIGGGR from the coding sequence ATGATGTACCGTCGCCCCCTCTCCATCGCCGCAGGCCTGCTGCTGGTGTTCACCGCCTTCGCTCAGGAGAAATCCCCCTTCACGTACCAGGACATGCTGATGCTCGACCGCATCAGTGGCCTCGCGGTAGACCCCGCCGGCACCACCGCGCTCTTCAACGTGCGCGCCACCGACATGGAGAAGAACCGCGGGGTGAGCACCCTGTGGATGAAGGACCTGGTGGACCTGAAGAAGCCTGAGGTGAAGGTGCCTGCCGGTGAGGGCGGCGCCAGCGATGTGCAGTGGGCCGCTGATGGCAGCGGCTTCTACTTCCTCAGCGGCCGCGGCGAGGGCGGCACCACGCAGGTGTGGAAGGCCGATGCGAAGGGCACCAGTGCCACGCAGGTGACGCGCCTGCCGCTGGACGTGCAGACCTACCGCGTGGCGCCTGATGGCTCCGGCGTGGTGGTAGCCCTGTCCGTGTTCCCGGATTGTGGCGACGATGCCATCGCCTGCACGCAGGAGCGCCTGAAGGCACAGCAAGGGGTGAAGAGCACCGGCCAGGTCTACGACCGCATCTTCATGCGCCACTGGGACACCTGGAAGGACGGTACGCGCAATCACCTGTACTACGTGTCGCTGAATCAGTCACCGACGGGCATAGTGCCCTTGATGCCCGGCTTCGACGGCGACTGTCCCACCATGCCCTTCGGCGGCAACGAGGACTTCGCCATCAGCAAGGATGGCCGCACCGTGTATTTCAGCGCACGGGTCGCGGGCAAGAAGGAGCCGTGGAGCACCAACTTCGATCTCTTCAGCGTGCCCGTGACCGGCGGCGCTGCGAAGAACCTCACGACCGGCAATCCGGCGTGGGACGCGCAGCCGGTGATCTCGCCCGACGGCACCAAGCTGGCCTATAAGGCCATGAAGCGCCCGGGCTACGAGGCCGACCGCTTCCAGCTGAAGCTGATGGACCTGGCCACCGGCGCGGTATCCGACGTGGCCGCCACCTGGGACCGCAGCGCCGCCAGCCTCGCCTGGAGCCGCGATGGCAGGAGCCTGCTCGTCACCGCCGATGATATCGGCAAGCACCGCCTCTTCCGCATCGATCTCAAGACCAGCACCGTCACGCCCCTGAGCACCGATGCCCACATGGATGCCTTCGCGGAAACGCCCAAGGGCTTCGTGTTCCAGCGGAGCGGGCTCAGCGGTCCGGCGCACCTCTACGCCAGCGCACCCAAGGCCAAGGTGATCGACCAGGGCGCCACGGTGCTCACACAGGTGAACGCCTCGTTGAAGGACAAGGCCTTCGGCACCTACGAGCAGTTCAGCTTCCCGGGCTGGAATAACGAGACCGTGTATGGCTACGTGCTGAAGCCCGCGAACTACACGGAAGGGAAGAAGTACCCCGTGGCCTTCCTCATCCACGGCGGTCCGCAGGGCAGCTTCGGCGACGCGTGGAGCTACCGCTGGAACCCGCAGACCTACGCCGGTCAGGGCTTCGCGGTGGTGATGATCGACTTCCACGGCAGTACCGGCTACGGCCAGGCCTTCACCGACGCCATCAACGAGCACTGGGGCGATCGTCCGCTGGAGGACCTGCAGAAGGGCCTGGCCTTCGCGCTGGGCAAGTACCCCTTCCTCGATGGCAGCAACGTGGCGGCGCTGGGCGCGAGCTACGGCGGCTTCATGATCAACTGGATCGCCGGCGTGTGGAACGAACCCTTCAAGGCCTTAGTGTCGCACTGCGGCATCTTCGACACGCGCGCCATGGGCTACAGCACCGAGGAGCTCTGGTTCACCGACTGGGAGAACGGCGGCAGCGTTTTTTCCAAGCCCGCCAACTACGAGGCCTTCAACCCGCTGCTGCACGCGGACAAATGGCGCGTGCCCATGCTGGTGGTGCACGGCGACAAGGACTTCCGCGTGCCGCTCACGCAGGGCATCGGCAGCTTCACCGCCTGCCAGGCCAAGGGCATCGAGAGCAAGTACCTCCGCTTCCCCGACGAGAACCATTGGGTGCTGAAGCCGCAGAACTCCATGCAGTGGCATAAGGAGGTGTTCGGGTGGTTGGAGAAGCACATCGGAGGGGGGCGCTGA
- a CDS encoding SCO family protein, with protein sequence MLVLGGIALFVLSLFVFFSPWLGFARHRFQFLPVLGPKEVVAVERDGTTVIDTLYHTIPAFRLIDRYGRPFTDRDVQGKIVVADFFFTRCGTICPKMGVQMQQLQLKLNDDAFEDVVFLSHTVDPEHDTPEVLDAYGRRLEADTARWKFLTGPKEDIYRLGAEGYLLAAREDVLAEGGFLHSEKFVLVDKERRIRGFYDGTTMEGMNAVAADIKMLLKEEKVKRAEAERAARQ encoded by the coding sequence GTGCTCGTCCTTGGGGGCATCGCGCTCTTCGTACTGAGCCTCTTCGTCTTCTTCAGCCCGTGGCTGGGCTTCGCCAGGCACCGCTTCCAGTTCCTTCCCGTGCTGGGGCCCAAGGAGGTGGTGGCGGTGGAGCGCGATGGGACGACGGTCATCGACACGCTGTACCACACCATTCCGGCGTTCCGGCTCATCGACCGCTACGGCAGGCCCTTCACCGACCGTGACGTCCAGGGGAAGATCGTGGTGGCCGATTTCTTCTTCACCCGGTGCGGAACCATCTGCCCCAAGATGGGCGTGCAGATGCAGCAGCTCCAGCTCAAGCTGAACGATGACGCGTTCGAGGATGTGGTCTTCCTGAGCCATACGGTCGATCCCGAGCACGATACCCCCGAGGTGCTCGATGCCTACGGCCGCCGCCTGGAGGCCGATACGGCACGATGGAAGTTCCTCACCGGGCCCAAGGAGGACATCTATCGATTGGGCGCTGAAGGCTACCTGCTGGCCGCCCGCGAGGACGTGCTGGCCGAGGGCGGCTTCCTCCACTCCGAGAAGTTCGTGCTCGTGGACAAGGAGCGGCGCATCCGGGGCTTCTACGATGGCACCACCATGGAGGGCATGAATGCGGTGGCCGCCGACATCAAGATGCTGCTGAAGGAGGAGAAGGTCAAGCGTGCCGAGGCGGAGCGCGCGGCACGGCAGTGA
- the cyoE gene encoding heme o synthase — protein sequence MSKPQAYASSRTVVFRLREVAVLFKLRLASLVVVSAVLGYLMGMPEGGFDALALLVLAVGGTLLTGASNALNQVLEVREDALMLRTAERPLVRGALSVTEAVWAAFIAGGLGTFLLWMAFGPLTGILGFISLFMYVALYTPLKKRSPWAVFVGAFPGAFPPMLGYVAATGQFGLGPGLLFAMQFMWQFPHFWAIAWVLDEDYARAGFRMLPSPGRTDGRSAFLILLYTLFVVPVGMLPWVFGFIGPYAMATAVLLGLVMAWPAWQLFRTHDRKDARRLMFASFLYLPIVQLAYVIDRP from the coding sequence TTGAGCAAGCCTCAGGCATACGCATCCTCGCGCACAGTGGTCTTCCGGCTGCGCGAGGTGGCGGTGCTCTTCAAGCTGCGGCTGGCCTCCCTGGTGGTGGTGAGTGCGGTGCTGGGCTACCTGATGGGCATGCCCGAGGGCGGCTTCGATGCGCTGGCGCTGCTGGTCCTCGCGGTCGGTGGCACGCTCCTGACCGGTGCCAGCAATGCGCTCAACCAGGTGCTCGAGGTCCGCGAGGATGCGCTCATGCTGCGCACCGCAGAACGCCCGCTGGTGCGGGGCGCGCTATCGGTGACCGAGGCGGTGTGGGCGGCCTTCATCGCTGGAGGCCTGGGCACTTTCCTGCTGTGGATGGCCTTCGGGCCCTTGACGGGCATCCTGGGCTTCATCTCCCTGTTCATGTACGTGGCGCTTTACACCCCGCTGAAGAAGCGCTCGCCTTGGGCGGTCTTCGTAGGGGCATTCCCCGGCGCTTTTCCGCCCATGCTCGGCTACGTGGCCGCCACCGGGCAATTCGGGCTGGGTCCGGGCCTGCTCTTCGCCATGCAGTTCATGTGGCAGTTCCCGCACTTCTGGGCCATCGCCTGGGTGCTCGATGAGGATTACGCCCGGGCCGGCTTCCGCATGCTCCCCTCACCGGGCCGCACGGATGGACGCAGCGCCTTCCTGATCCTTCTGTACACCTTGTTTGTTGTCCCGGTCGGCATGCTTCCCTGGGTCTTCGGCTTCATCGGCCCCTATGCCATGGCGACCGCCGTGCTGCTGGGCCTGGTGATGGCTTGGCCTGCGTGGCAGCTGTTCCGCACGCACGATCGCAAGGACGCCAGACGACTGATGTTCGCCAGCTTCCTCTACCTGCCGATCGTGCAACTGGCCTACGTCATCGATCGCCCATGA
- the metH gene encoding methionine synthase, whose translation MIPQYSGLEPLRIFPGSNFVNIGERTNVTGSAAFRKLIKNGNYDEAVSVARQQVENGAQVIDVNMDEGMIDGVEAMRKFINLIAAEPDIARVPVMVDSSKFSVIEAGLKCLQGKGIANSISLKEGEAEFLRQAKIIHRLGAATVVMCFDEQGQADNYERRIAIAQRSYDLLTQKAGFAPHDIIIDANILTVATGMAEHDRYAIDFIEAVRWIKQHLPGALTSGGVSNVSFSFRGNEPVREAIHTAFLYHAIKAGLDMGIVNAGQIGVYDDIPKDLLEHVEDVLLARRPDATERMVAFAEQFKGAPSAEVVAAQAAWREGSVEERLKHALVHGVTEFIEADTEEARVQYVDPVLVIEGPLMAGMNVVGDLFGSGKMFLPQVVKSARVMKRAVAYLEPFLQEKKAAQVIGTQKEGAKKVLLATVKGDVHDIGKNIVGVILACNGWQVIDLGVMVQSATILKTAREMKVDIIGLSGLITPSLDEMVHVAKEMEREGFETPLLIGGATTSRVHTAVKIAPHYSKPVVHVIDASRSVPVVSNLLSDNERDRFAAEVLEEYAKVRAQYEGSQREKEYLPLEEARAKKFTIDFVAEPPVVPKSTGLFTYRNYPLSELVPYIDWTPFFMAWELAGKFPRILEDEVVGAEATRLYNDAQKMLDRIVKEQWIQAHGVAGILPANTVAHDDIEVYGDSSRTKVIGRFHTLRQQSKKAPGVPYIALADFIAPQGTPDFLGGFAVSAGHGVDERVKRFEAAHDDYSAILLKALADRLAEAFAEKLHEVVRQELWGYESIRLSNEQLIKEEYQGIRPAPGYPACPDHTEKPELFRLLDATKHTGITLTESLAMSPAAAVSGWYFAHPKAKYFGVGRVAKDQVEDLARRKGMDQATMERWLGSSLSY comes from the coding sequence ATGATCCCTCAGTACTCCGGCCTCGAACCCCTCCGCATCTTCCCGGGTTCCAACTTCGTCAACATCGGCGAGCGCACCAACGTAACGGGCAGCGCGGCCTTCCGCAAGCTGATCAAGAACGGCAACTACGATGAGGCCGTGAGCGTGGCCCGCCAGCAGGTGGAGAACGGCGCGCAGGTGATCGACGTGAACATGGATGAGGGCATGATCGATGGCGTGGAAGCCATGCGCAAGTTCATCAACCTCATCGCCGCCGAGCCCGACATCGCCCGTGTGCCGGTGATGGTGGATTCCTCGAAGTTCAGCGTGATCGAGGCGGGCCTGAAGTGCCTGCAGGGCAAGGGCATCGCCAACAGCATCAGCCTGAAGGAAGGGGAGGCCGAGTTCCTGCGGCAGGCGAAGATCATCCACCGCCTCGGCGCCGCCACCGTGGTGATGTGCTTCGACGAGCAGGGCCAGGCCGACAATTACGAGCGCCGCATCGCCATCGCGCAGCGCAGCTACGACCTGCTCACGCAGAAGGCCGGCTTCGCGCCGCACGACATCATCATCGACGCCAACATCCTCACCGTGGCCACCGGCATGGCCGAGCACGACCGCTACGCCATCGACTTCATCGAGGCCGTGCGGTGGATCAAGCAGCACCTGCCGGGGGCGCTCACCAGCGGCGGCGTCAGCAACGTCAGCTTCAGCTTCCGCGGCAACGAGCCCGTGCGCGAGGCCATCCACACGGCCTTCCTCTACCACGCGATCAAAGCTGGCCTCGACATGGGCATCGTCAACGCCGGGCAGATCGGTGTGTACGACGACATCCCGAAGGACTTGCTGGAGCATGTGGAGGATGTGCTGCTCGCGCGTCGCCCCGACGCCACCGAACGCATGGTGGCCTTCGCGGAGCAGTTCAAGGGAGCGCCTTCAGCCGAAGTCGTGGCCGCGCAAGCCGCATGGCGCGAAGGCAGCGTGGAGGAACGCCTGAAGCACGCGCTGGTGCATGGCGTCACCGAGTTCATCGAAGCCGATACCGAGGAAGCCCGCGTGCAGTACGTGGACCCGGTGCTGGTGATCGAAGGTCCGCTGATGGCCGGCATGAACGTGGTGGGCGACCTCTTCGGCAGCGGGAAGATGTTCCTGCCCCAGGTGGTGAAGAGCGCCCGCGTGATGAAGCGCGCCGTGGCCTACCTGGAGCCCTTCCTGCAGGAGAAGAAGGCCGCGCAGGTCATCGGCACGCAGAAGGAGGGCGCGAAGAAAGTGCTGCTCGCCACCGTGAAGGGCGACGTGCACGACATCGGCAAGAACATCGTGGGCGTGATCCTCGCCTGCAACGGCTGGCAGGTGATCGACCTGGGCGTGATGGTGCAGAGCGCCACCATCCTGAAGACCGCCCGCGAGATGAAGGTGGATATCATCGGCCTCAGCGGATTGATCACGCCGTCGCTGGACGAGATGGTGCACGTGGCGAAGGAGATGGAGCGCGAGGGCTTCGAGACCCCGCTGCTCATCGGCGGCGCCACGACCAGTCGCGTGCACACCGCCGTGAAGATCGCGCCGCACTACAGCAAGCCCGTGGTGCACGTGATCGACGCCAGCCGCAGCGTGCCCGTGGTGAGCAACCTGCTCAGCGACAACGAACGCGACCGCTTCGCCGCCGAGGTGCTGGAGGAGTACGCCAAGGTGCGCGCGCAGTACGAGGGCAGCCAGCGCGAGAAGGAGTACCTGCCGCTGGAGGAGGCCCGCGCGAAGAAGTTCACCATCGACTTCGTAGCCGAGCCGCCGGTAGTGCCAAAGAGCACCGGCCTCTTCACCTACCGCAATTACCCGCTGTCCGAGCTGGTGCCCTACATCGACTGGACGCCCTTCTTCATGGCTTGGGAGCTGGCCGGCAAGTTCCCGCGCATCCTGGAGGACGAAGTGGTGGGCGCTGAAGCCACGCGTCTGTACAACGATGCCCAGAAGATGCTGGACCGCATCGTGAAGGAGCAGTGGATCCAAGCCCATGGTGTCGCAGGCATCCTGCCTGCGAACACGGTGGCGCACGATGACATCGAGGTCTACGGCGATTCTTCACGCACCAAGGTCATCGGCCGCTTCCACACCCTCCGCCAGCAGAGCAAGAAGGCGCCCGGCGTGCCCTACATCGCCCTCGCCGACTTCATCGCTCCCCAAGGCACGCCCGACTTCCTCGGCGGCTTCGCGGTGAGCGCGGGCCACGGCGTCGATGAACGCGTGAAGCGCTTCGAGGCCGCGCACGACGACTACAGCGCCATCCTGCTGAAGGCCCTGGCCGACCGTCTCGCCGAGGCCTTCGCGGAGAAGCTGCACGAGGTGGTGCGCCAGGAGCTCTGGGGCTACGAGTCCATCCGCCTCAGCAACGAGCAACTGATCAAGGAGGAGTACCAGGGCATCCGTCCGGCGCCGGGCTATCCCGCCTGCCCGGACCACACCGAGAAGCCCGAGCTCTTCCGCCTGCTCGACGCCACCAAGCACACGGGCATCACCCTCACCGAGAGCCTGGCCATGAGCCCGGCGGCCGCGGTGAGCGGCTGGTACTTCGCGCACCCCAAGGCCAAGTACTTCGGCGTGGGGCGCGTGGCGAAGGACCAGGTGGAGGATCTGGCGCGGCGCAAGGGCATGGATCAGGCAACCATGGAGCGTTGGCTGGGGAGTAGTTTGTCCTATTGA